A region of Brevundimonas sp. NIBR10 DNA encodes the following proteins:
- a CDS encoding alpha-L-fucosidase → MDDYALHDLDVAELAQFLDDVRPTRLTVFALGHDGLAQFPSAISTVAPGLKHDLPEIWRGLARDRKVDFALYVSTLRNDVLTKERPDWERIRPDGIPTGRIEPSSPYVQEWLKPFLAELVERYDPDGFFFDGDYWAVGEAAGQFRSDAAMRLLGIAGAIENAPIADQRRATVASYSEYILALATFLDHQVKDLKCSVNLAFTFRHPIAPPKGLSLITSDLPPFFGPLDAWIETAVVLDEGQEREVVMPLFVEPEGGGRKYPKAPDQLVHEVAPLLAADESVHVYFPMALTGRIDTSYTASLNEMRAEIERLQLAATMTAPSFEPDVLCLADSEALQQSQDFARLRGAMLSASVAGLNVGTAATARCDARLAQIRTLIVPDGRPLSSAGQRVIERALDLGVSVIGHDDPDFAARMIRANWDVDQDLVDRLLGAYEKSAIVTPWSGMKIERHWSVFVRGLLAPDGAWRLFFWNSVEKGEQLGRHVLNKGSGYAGGVRVRLPESLRTHRVWGYADQSLATPQTIEFELTGPFAVIEGGRA, encoded by the coding sequence TTGGACGATTACGCCCTGCATGATCTGGACGTCGCCGAACTTGCACAGTTCCTCGACGACGTCCGGCCGACCCGACTGACAGTCTTTGCCTTGGGCCATGACGGCCTGGCGCAATTCCCGTCTGCGATATCGACAGTAGCCCCGGGTCTTAAACACGATCTGCCCGAGATCTGGCGCGGACTGGCTCGAGATCGAAAGGTCGATTTCGCGCTTTACGTCAGCACGCTGCGCAATGACGTCCTGACCAAGGAACGGCCGGATTGGGAGCGTATTCGGCCCGACGGCATTCCGACTGGCCGGATCGAGCCATCCTCGCCCTATGTGCAGGAATGGCTGAAGCCATTCCTGGCCGAGCTCGTCGAGCGATATGATCCGGACGGCTTCTTCTTTGACGGCGACTACTGGGCGGTCGGCGAAGCCGCCGGCCAGTTCAGGAGCGATGCGGCCATGCGGCTGCTCGGTATCGCCGGCGCGATCGAGAACGCACCGATCGCTGACCAGAGACGAGCGACCGTTGCCAGCTACTCGGAATACATCCTGGCCTTGGCGACCTTTCTCGACCATCAGGTGAAAGACCTGAAGTGTTCGGTGAACCTAGCCTTCACCTTCCGCCATCCGATCGCACCGCCCAAGGGGCTTTCGCTGATCACATCCGACCTTCCACCCTTCTTCGGTCCGCTGGATGCCTGGATCGAAACAGCGGTGGTTCTCGACGAGGGTCAGGAGCGCGAGGTGGTCATGCCCTTGTTCGTCGAGCCCGAGGGCGGAGGCCGGAAGTATCCGAAGGCACCCGATCAACTCGTCCACGAGGTCGCGCCGCTGTTGGCTGCGGACGAGTCGGTCCACGTCTATTTCCCGATGGCGCTGACCGGCCGGATCGATACCTCCTACACCGCATCTCTCAACGAGATGCGAGCCGAGATCGAGCGCCTGCAACTGGCAGCCACGATGACGGCGCCGTCGTTTGAGCCGGACGTCCTGTGCCTTGCGGACAGCGAGGCGCTCCAACAGAGTCAGGATTTCGCGCGCCTGCGAGGAGCCATGCTCAGCGCAAGTGTGGCCGGACTGAACGTAGGAACGGCGGCGACGGCACGATGCGATGCCCGCCTGGCCCAGATCCGGACCCTGATCGTACCCGACGGACGCCCGCTGTCCTCGGCGGGGCAGCGCGTGATCGAAAGGGCCCTCGATCTCGGAGTGTCGGTCATCGGCCATGACGATCCGGACTTCGCGGCACGGATGATCCGGGCCAATTGGGACGTCGATCAGGATCTCGTCGACCGACTGCTCGGGGCCTACGAAAAGTCCGCCATTGTCACCCCCTGGTCAGGAATGAAGATCGAGCGTCACTGGTCGGTTTTCGTTCGGGGGCTCCTTGCCCCGGATGGCGCCTGGCGCCTTTTCTTCTGGAACAGCGTCGAGAAGGGGGAGCAATTGGGACGCCATGTCCTCAACAAGGGATCGGGGTATGCTGGCGGCGTTCGCGTACGGTTGCCCGAATCTTTGCGGACCCACCGGGTCTGGGGCTATGCGGATCAGTCACTCGCCACGCCCCAGACCATCGAGTTCGAGCTCACCGGGCCATTCGCGGTGATCGAAGGTGGTCGTGCCTAG
- a CDS encoding NUDIX hydrolase produces the protein MTFTLRSGLSVTRHVEDHGRSTAVLPYDPERRCALLVTMARAPVILAGVDDLLEVPAGRADERESQEVARAEAFEECGVRLGTLERIMEAWTMPAVSSELSALFIAEYSRGDRVAPGGGLSEEGEEITVVELGLDALWSRLLSGGLPDLKTAFLLQALRLRRPELFSGPIQDGLPSRGTGSLNQ, from the coding sequence GTGACGTTCACGCTGCGAAGCGGGCTGAGCGTCACCCGGCACGTCGAAGACCATGGTCGCTCGACAGCCGTACTGCCTTATGATCCGGAGCGGCGCTGCGCCTTGCTCGTGACGATGGCGCGTGCCCCCGTGATCCTGGCCGGTGTCGACGACCTGCTTGAGGTCCCGGCCGGGCGCGCCGATGAGCGCGAGAGCCAAGAGGTCGCCAGAGCAGAAGCGTTCGAAGAGTGTGGCGTTCGACTGGGAACGCTTGAGCGGATCATGGAAGCCTGGACCATGCCCGCAGTCTCGTCCGAGCTCAGTGCCTTGTTCATAGCGGAGTACAGCCGCGGGGACCGAGTCGCTCCGGGCGGCGGCCTGTCCGAAGAGGGCGAAGAAATCACCGTCGTCGAGCTAGGCCTGGATGCGCTCTGGTCCCGTCTCCTTTCGGGAGGTCTGCCCGATCTCAAGACGGCATTCCTGCTTCAGGCGCTGAGGCTGCGTCGGCCCGAGCTTTTCTCAGGCCCGATCCAAGACGGCCTGCCATCCCGGGGCACCGGATCCCTGAACCAGTGA
- a CDS encoding ABC transporter permease, translating into MAFAAAVKKHTTLISALVMREVTTRFGREGIGFLWVIGEPLMFCVGVLIMWGFIKPEYEHGVRVGPFVMTGYMCLLILRHMVTGSIGAVQANVGLFHHRQVSVNHVMFARNLSEFMGGSLAFVIVYAALIILGECELPWNWMLFYGGWFLNAWVAFGLSYLFAALSVRFEIMERIVPVATYAMIPASGCFTMASLIPDKYREGYLLIPMPHGVEMVRGAVFGEFVHVYYHPWYAFAWGAVLLFSGIVLLSDAKDRVLID; encoded by the coding sequence ATGGCGTTTGCCGCGGCAGTGAAGAAGCACACCACGCTGATCAGCGCACTAGTCATGCGCGAGGTCACAACCCGTTTCGGGCGTGAGGGGATAGGGTTCCTGTGGGTGATCGGCGAGCCGCTGATGTTCTGCGTCGGCGTGTTGATCATGTGGGGCTTCATCAAGCCCGAGTACGAACACGGCGTACGCGTCGGACCCTTTGTCATGACAGGCTATATGTGTCTGCTGATCCTGCGGCACATGGTGACGGGCAGCATCGGCGCGGTCCAGGCTAACGTCGGTCTGTTTCACCACCGACAGGTCAGCGTCAACCACGTCATGTTCGCTCGGAACCTGTCCGAGTTCATGGGGGGCAGTCTCGCCTTCGTGATCGTCTACGCCGCGCTGATCATCCTCGGAGAATGCGAGCTGCCGTGGAACTGGATGCTGTTCTATGGGGGCTGGTTCCTGAACGCCTGGGTGGCATTCGGCCTGTCCTACCTTTTCGCAGCGCTTTCCGTCCGGTTCGAAATCATGGAGCGGATCGTCCCCGTCGCGACCTATGCGATGATCCCGGCATCCGGCTGTTTCACCATGGCGTCCCTGATTCCCGACAAGTACAGGGAGGGCTATCTCCTGATTCCCATGCCGCACGGGGTCGAGATGGTCCGCGGCGCGGTTTTCGGTGAGTTCGTACACGTCTACTACCACCCCTGGTATGCTTTTGCCTGGGGGGCAGTGCTGCTGTTCTCCGGGATCGTTCTCCTCTCTGACGCCAAGGACCGTGTTCTAATCGACTGA